The proteins below come from a single Rosa rugosa chromosome 2, drRosRugo1.1, whole genome shotgun sequence genomic window:
- the LOC133728678 gene encoding guanine nucleotide exchange factor SPIKE 1-like isoform X1, with the protein MKIREELGYVIKLFLLENVAPSNLPSYCTILPLPVTTLTWFGLTVGILELTVLTCTTDSLMTMDRYAAAESFYKLAMAFAPVPDLHIMWLLHLCDAHQDMQSWAESAQCAVAVAGIVMQALVARNDGVWSKDLITALRKICPMVSSEISSEAAAAEVEGYGASKLTVDSAVKYLQLANKLFSQAELFHFCASILKLVIPVYKSRRAYGQLSKCHTMLTNIYESILEQESSPIPFTDATYYRVGFYGDRFGKLDRREYVYREPRDVRPGDIMEKLSHSYESSMDGNHALHIIPDSRQVKADELQSGVCYFQITAVDTVMEDEDLESRRKRIFSLSTGSVRVRVFDRFLFDTPFTKNGKTQGGLEDQWKRRTVLQTEGSFPALVNRLVVTISESLEFSPVENAIGMIETWTAALRNELEEPRSSEGDQLPRLQSRQRILQGSIAVQVNSGVLSVCTAFLSGEPATRLRSQELQQLIAALLDLWLYASVPSMYTSD; encoded by the exons ATGAAAATAAGAGAGGAGCTGGGTTATGTGATCAAACTTTTCCTGTTGGAGAATGTAGCACCTTCAAATTTGCCAAGCTATTGTACCATTCTACCCCTTCCAGTTACTACATTGACTTGGTTCGGGCTTACGGTCGGGATTCTCGAATTAACGGTCCTTACATGCACCACT GACTCTTTGATGACTATGGATAGATATGCAGCTGCAGAAAGCTTCTATAAGCTTGCTATGGCATTTGCCCCTGTCCCAGATCTTCATATAATGTGGTTACTTCATTTATGTGATGCACATCAAGATATGCAGTCGTGGGCAGAATCTGCTCAGTGTGCTGTCGCTGTGGCTGGTATTGTAATGCAG GCTTTGGTGGCCAGAAATGATGGTGTTTGGAGCAAAGATCTCATAACTGCTCTACGTAAAATTTGTCCAATGGTCAGTAGTGAGATCAGCTCTGAGGCTGCTGCAGCTGAGGTAGAGGGATATGGTGCATCAAAACTTACTGTTGACTCTGCCGTGAAGTACCTACAACTCGCAAATAAGCTCTTTTCTCAAGCTGAACTTTTTCATTTCTGTGCAAGCATTCTGAAACTTGTTATTCCAGTTTATAAAAGCAGGCGGGCATATGGACAGCTGAGCAAATGTCACACAATGCTTACTAATATATATGAATCAATCCTTGAGCAGGAATCAAGCCCAATTCCATTCACTGATGCAACATACTATAGGGTAGGGTTTTATGGTGATAGATTTGGAAAATTAGACAGAAGGGAATATGTATACAGGGAGCCACGTGATGTAAGACCAGGTGACATAATGGAGAAACTTAGCCATAGCTACGAGTCTAGTATGGATGGAAATCACGCCTTACACATCATTCCGGATTCTAGGCAGGTAAAGGCAGATGAGTTGCAGTCTGGAGTATGCTATTTTCAGATAACTGCTGTTGATACTGTCATGGAAGATGAAGATTTGGAAAGCAGAAGGAAGAGAATCTTTTCTCTTTCGACAGGAAGTGTTCGTGTGCGAGTCTTTGACCGCTTTTTGTTTGATACACCTTTTACGAAAAATGGAAAAACTCAAGGTGGATTGGAAGACCAGTGGAAGAGGCGGACTGTTCTTCAGACTGAAGGTTCATTCCCAGCTCTTGTTAACAGGCTTGTAGTTACTATATCCGAATCGCTTGAGTTCTCCCCTGTAGAAAATGCCATTGGAATGATTGAAACTTGGACGGCTGCTCTACGTAATGAACTTGAAGAGCCTCGCAGTTCTGAGGGGGATCAACTCCCGCGTCTCCAGAGCCGGCAGAGAATTCTTCAAGGAAGTATTGCAGTTCAG GTCAACAGTGGTGTTCTAAGTGTGTGCACTGCATTCCTTTCTGGTGAGCCTGCCACACGGTTGCGGTCACAAGAATTGCAGCAACTCATTGCGGCTCTCCTTGATTTATGGCTGTATGCAAGCGTgccatccatgtacacttcagATTGA
- the LOC133731113 gene encoding leucine-rich repeat protein 2-like, with protein MRTTCWILLTLTLGASLIPGAHPLSETEALNAFKKNLSDPQNVLSTWNANQANPCSWSHIVCNQDNQVTGVFLINSQLSGHLVPELGSLSALERLILPQNDISGTIPSELGNLKTLQTLILSYNRLSGSIPPTLGDLQSLRTLGLDNNELSGKIPSEIATIKSLQIASFIDNKNLCWEFSPTPIYKGSYPLCQK; from the coding sequence ATGAGGACGACCTGCTGGATACTGTTGACTCTAACCCTAGGCGCAAGTCTCATTCCTGGAGCACACCCTCTTTCAGAGACAGAAGCTTTGAATGCGTTTAAGAAGAACTTAAGTGATCCGCAAAACGTGCTCAGCACTTGGAATGCCAATCAAGCCAATCCATGCAGTTGGTCACACATCGTCTGCAATCAAGACAATCAGGTCACTGGAGTGTTCTTAATTAACAGCCAGCTTTCTGGACATCTGGTACCTGAACTTGGATCGCTTTCGGCTCTCGAGCGGCTGATTCTTCCTCAGAATGACATCTCAGGAACAATTCCATCTGAgcttggtaacctgaagacacTCCAGACTCTCATATTAAGTTATAATAGATTGTCGGGCAGCATTCCTCCTACACTGGGTGATTTGCAATCACTTCGTACCTTGGGTCTCGATAATAACGAATTGAGTGGGAAAATCCCTTCCGAAATTGCAACCATTAAAAGCCTCCAAATTGCGTCTTTTATCGACAACAAAAATTTATGTTGGGAGTTTTCGCCGACACCAATATATAAAGGCAGTTACCCATTATGCCAGAAGTAA
- the LOC133728678 gene encoding guanine nucleotide exchange factor SPIKE 1-like isoform X2: MYNTNFFLDSVLSIWFVIRTIKCTLSVQALVARNDGVWSKDLITALRKICPMVSSEISSEAAAAEVEGYGASKLTVDSAVKYLQLANKLFSQAELFHFCASILKLVIPVYKSRRAYGQLSKCHTMLTNIYESILEQESSPIPFTDATYYRVGFYGDRFGKLDRREYVYREPRDVRPGDIMEKLSHSYESSMDGNHALHIIPDSRQVKADELQSGVCYFQITAVDTVMEDEDLESRRKRIFSLSTGSVRVRVFDRFLFDTPFTKNGKTQGGLEDQWKRRTVLQTEGSFPALVNRLVVTISESLEFSPVENAIGMIETWTAALRNELEEPRSSEGDQLPRLQSRQRILQGSIAVQVNSGVLSVCTAFLSGEPATRLRSQELQQLIAALLDLWLYASVPSMYTSD; the protein is encoded by the exons ATGTACAATACCAATTTTTTCCTCGATTCAGTACTTTCGATCTGGTTTGTTATACGTACAATTAAATGCACCCTCAGTGTACAG GCTTTGGTGGCCAGAAATGATGGTGTTTGGAGCAAAGATCTCATAACTGCTCTACGTAAAATTTGTCCAATGGTCAGTAGTGAGATCAGCTCTGAGGCTGCTGCAGCTGAGGTAGAGGGATATGGTGCATCAAAACTTACTGTTGACTCTGCCGTGAAGTACCTACAACTCGCAAATAAGCTCTTTTCTCAAGCTGAACTTTTTCATTTCTGTGCAAGCATTCTGAAACTTGTTATTCCAGTTTATAAAAGCAGGCGGGCATATGGACAGCTGAGCAAATGTCACACAATGCTTACTAATATATATGAATCAATCCTTGAGCAGGAATCAAGCCCAATTCCATTCACTGATGCAACATACTATAGGGTAGGGTTTTATGGTGATAGATTTGGAAAATTAGACAGAAGGGAATATGTATACAGGGAGCCACGTGATGTAAGACCAGGTGACATAATGGAGAAACTTAGCCATAGCTACGAGTCTAGTATGGATGGAAATCACGCCTTACACATCATTCCGGATTCTAGGCAGGTAAAGGCAGATGAGTTGCAGTCTGGAGTATGCTATTTTCAGATAACTGCTGTTGATACTGTCATGGAAGATGAAGATTTGGAAAGCAGAAGGAAGAGAATCTTTTCTCTTTCGACAGGAAGTGTTCGTGTGCGAGTCTTTGACCGCTTTTTGTTTGATACACCTTTTACGAAAAATGGAAAAACTCAAGGTGGATTGGAAGACCAGTGGAAGAGGCGGACTGTTCTTCAGACTGAAGGTTCATTCCCAGCTCTTGTTAACAGGCTTGTAGTTACTATATCCGAATCGCTTGAGTTCTCCCCTGTAGAAAATGCCATTGGAATGATTGAAACTTGGACGGCTGCTCTACGTAATGAACTTGAAGAGCCTCGCAGTTCTGAGGGGGATCAACTCCCGCGTCTCCAGAGCCGGCAGAGAATTCTTCAAGGAAGTATTGCAGTTCAG GTCAACAGTGGTGTTCTAAGTGTGTGCACTGCATTCCTTTCTGGTGAGCCTGCCACACGGTTGCGGTCACAAGAATTGCAGCAACTCATTGCGGCTCTCCTTGATTTATGGCTGTATGCAAGCGTgccatccatgtacacttcagATTGA